Proteins from one Gemmatimonadota bacterium genomic window:
- a CDS encoding efflux RND transporter periplasmic adaptor subunit, which translates to MSRLTSFLVAGGILGVSLALAALLISLAPEPKRTEQPPQIPFVQTGLVTAGSGPVPVFGSGTVRPSAEIDVVTQVGGRIAWVDPGFLSGGRIAAGDTLFRIEEVDYRYRVREAEASLAASQLALLREEEQASIARAQHDLYTARKGNASSDDNANPLALRDPQLKAARAALDRDEARLAEANLALSRTHVTAPFDGFVQEESVDVGQIVAAGQPVASVFAADAVEVVVPLSDSDAALIPGLWSLSAGDGNRSIGARVVARFGEGSYAWTGYVDRSEPYLDRQTRTIDVIVRVPDPFRSGQPLDGTARPGGSPPLLVGKYVEVEINGLERDDYYLVPRAALQSGNEIWIVRDAGAVHIVPVQVLQRNGDRAYVTGDLEDGQAAVTGGIRFTTEGMRVQTETGQTP; encoded by the coding sequence ATGTCGCGTTTAACCAGTTTTCTCGTTGCCGGCGGCATACTCGGCGTTTCCCTGGCATTGGCCGCCCTGTTGATTTCGCTGGCCCCGGAGCCGAAGCGCACCGAACAACCGCCCCAGATTCCCTTCGTTCAGACCGGCCTGGTCACCGCGGGATCCGGACCCGTTCCGGTGTTCGGTTCCGGCACGGTCAGACCGAGCGCGGAGATCGATGTCGTTACGCAGGTAGGCGGCAGAATCGCGTGGGTAGACCCGGGGTTCCTGAGTGGCGGCCGGATCGCGGCGGGGGATACGCTCTTCCGCATCGAGGAGGTCGACTACCGGTACCGGGTGCGGGAAGCGGAGGCCAGTCTCGCGGCCAGTCAACTGGCCTTGCTGCGGGAGGAGGAACAGGCGTCGATTGCCCGTGCGCAGCACGATCTCTACACCGCGCGCAAAGGGAATGCGTCTTCGGACGACAACGCAAATCCACTCGCGTTGAGGGATCCGCAGCTGAAGGCGGCCCGAGCCGCACTGGATCGCGATGAAGCCCGACTCGCCGAGGCCAATCTCGCCCTGTCCAGAACCCACGTAACCGCACCCTTCGACGGCTTCGTACAGGAAGAATCCGTGGATGTGGGGCAGATCGTTGCCGCCGGCCAGCCGGTCGCAAGCGTTTTCGCCGCCGATGCCGTGGAAGTCGTCGTGCCGCTATCCGATTCCGATGCCGCATTAATACCTGGGTTGTGGTCGCTTTCGGCGGGCGACGGGAACCGGAGCATCGGTGCGCGCGTGGTGGCCCGTTTCGGTGAAGGATCCTATGCCTGGACCGGTTACGTGGACCGAAGCGAGCCATACCTAGACCGGCAAACGCGCACCATCGACGTGATCGTACGCGTACCGGATCCCTTTCGATCGGGGCAGCCCTTGGACGGCACGGCTCGTCCTGGCGGCAGTCCCCCCCTGCTGGTTGGTAAATACGTCGAGGTGGAAATCAACGGTCTTGAGCGGGATGATTATTATCTGGTTCCGCGAGCGGCGCTGCAATCAGGCAACGAGATCTGGATCGTGCGTGATGCCGGCGCAGTGCATATCGTTCCGGTGCAGGTACTGCAGCGTAACGGCGATAGAGCGTATGTGACGGGTGATCTCGAAGACGGCCAGGCCGCCGTCACCGGCGGGATCCGGTTTACGACGGAAGGCATGCGCGTCCAGACTGAGACCGGCCAGACCCCATGA